From the Fibrobacter sp. UWB11 genome, one window contains:
- a CDS encoding NADP-dependent malic enzyme — MGKDLKEMALQYHSMGKPGKIEIVPTKPHSTQTDLGLAYTPGVAAPCLEIEKDQNLAYEYTGKGNLVAVISNGTAVLGLGDIGALAGKPVMEGKALLFKIYAGIDVFDIEINEKNPKKFIEIVKGIAPTFGGINLEDIKAPECFEIEDTLKAELDIPVMHDDQHGTAIISSAGLLNAIEVAGKSIRNVKMVVNGAGAAACACTRLYLSLGLKKENLVMCDSKGVIRKDRKGLTEAKAFFATERTDIETLEDAMKGADVFVGLSKGNILTREMVRSMADQPIVFALANPTPEISYEEAMASRGDLIFATGRSDYPNQVNNVIGFPYIFRGALDVRATTINEHMKHAAVRAIAALAHKPVPDVVNIAYNAQRFTFGKEYLIPKPLDPRLLTEVSIAVAKAAIESGVARKPITDWDAYYDRLRDMMGYDNKLIRQFSDTARSNPKRVVFAESNLNMLKAAVQAQAEGVAHPILLGNPERIQMIAQREQLDLTGIKIVNPRSPEEFERRRNYAAIYAEENGRNGVTFEEARDDMFEPNHFGMMMVKVGDADALISGGYSKYSETIELAKEIIGIRPEYKHFGAMHILSTKKGTFFLADTLVNRDPDAETLVDIVKLTHDAVRFFAHEPVMAMLSYANFGSDKEAARGTVNKVREAVKTIHEQYPDYVLDGEMQVNVALDKDLRDTKYPFNKIKGQTVNTLIFPCLSSANTTCKMLLEMGVGESIGPVQMGLNKPVHFTDSDASVHDIFNLTVAAVIDAIVQEKKDEEKNRQKFDKMW, encoded by the coding sequence ATGGGAAAAGACTTAAAGGAAATGGCTCTCCAATACCATTCCATGGGCAAGCCAGGCAAGATCGAAATCGTGCCTACCAAGCCGCACAGCACGCAGACGGACTTGGGCCTTGCATACACGCCGGGCGTGGCTGCACCGTGTCTTGAAATCGAAAAAGACCAGAACCTCGCTTACGAATACACGGGCAAGGGAAACCTCGTCGCTGTGATCAGTAACGGTACGGCAGTGCTTGGTCTCGGCGATATTGGCGCACTTGCTGGTAAGCCGGTGATGGAAGGCAAGGCTCTTCTCTTCAAGATTTACGCCGGTATCGATGTATTCGACATCGAAATCAACGAAAAGAATCCGAAGAAGTTTATCGAAATCGTGAAGGGCATTGCTCCGACGTTCGGCGGCATCAACCTCGAAGATATCAAGGCTCCGGAATGCTTCGAAATTGAAGACACGCTCAAGGCGGAACTCGATATCCCGGTGATGCACGATGACCAGCACGGTACGGCTATCATTTCTTCTGCTGGCCTCTTGAACGCTATCGAAGTTGCAGGCAAGAGCATTCGCAACGTGAAGATGGTTGTGAACGGCGCTGGCGCTGCCGCTTGCGCTTGCACGAGACTTTATCTGTCTCTCGGTCTCAAGAAAGAAAATCTTGTGATGTGCGATAGCAAGGGCGTTATCCGCAAGGATCGCAAGGGCCTCACCGAAGCAAAGGCTTTCTTTGCAACGGAACGCACCGACATCGAAACGCTCGAAGATGCCATGAAGGGCGCAGACGTGTTTGTCGGCCTCTCCAAGGGTAACATCCTCACTCGCGAAATGGTCCGCAGCATGGCCGACCAGCCGATTGTCTTTGCTCTTGCAAACCCGACTCCGGAAATCAGCTACGAAGAAGCTATGGCAAGCCGTGGCGACCTCATCTTTGCAACAGGCCGTAGCGACTATCCGAACCAGGTGAACAACGTTATCGGTTTCCCGTACATCTTCCGTGGCGCTCTCGACGTGCGTGCAACGACGATTAACGAACACATGAAGCACGCTGCTGTCCGCGCGATTGCCGCTCTCGCTCACAAGCCGGTTCCGGATGTGGTGAACATTGCATACAACGCACAGCGCTTCACGTTCGGTAAGGAATACTTGATTCCGAAGCCGCTTGACCCGCGCCTCCTCACGGAAGTTTCTATCGCTGTTGCCAAGGCTGCTATTGAAAGTGGCGTGGCTCGCAAGCCGATTACCGATTGGGACGCTTACTACGATCGCCTCCGCGACATGATGGGTTATGACAACAAGCTCATCCGTCAGTTCAGTGATACCGCTCGCAGCAACCCGAAGCGTGTCGTGTTTGCCGAAAGCAACCTCAACATGCTCAAGGCCGCTGTCCAGGCTCAGGCCGAAGGCGTTGCACACCCGATTTTGCTTGGCAACCCGGAACGCATCCAGATGATTGCCCAGCGCGAACAGCTCGACCTCACGGGTATCAAGATTGTGAACCCGCGTTCTCCGGAGGAATTCGAACGCCGCCGCAACTACGCTGCAATTTATGCCGAAGAAAACGGCCGCAATGGTGTGACCTTCGAAGAAGCTCGCGACGACATGTTCGAACCGAACCACTTCGGTATGATGATGGTGAAGGTCGGCGATGCCGATGCACTCATTTCCGGTGGCTATTCCAAGTATTCCGAAACGATTGAACTTGCTAAGGAAATTATCGGTATTCGTCCGGAATACAAGCACTTCGGTGCCATGCATATCCTCAGCACCAAGAAGGGTACGTTCTTCCTCGCCGATACGCTCGTGAACCGCGACCCGGATGCCGAAACGCTCGTCGATATCGTAAAGCTTACGCACGACGCTGTCCGTTTCTTCGCTCACGAACCGGTGATGGCAATGCTTAGCTACGCAAACTTCGGTAGTGACAAGGAAGCTGCTCGCGGCACAGTGAACAAGGTCCGCGAAGCCGTGAAGACGATTCACGAACAGTATCCGGATTACGTTCTCGATGGCGAAATGCAGGTGAACGTGGCTCTCGATAAGGATCTTCGCGATACGAAGTATCCGTTCAACAAGATCAAGGGCCAGACCGTGAACACGCTCATCTTCCCGTGCCTCTCTTCTGCAAATACCACTTGCAAGATGCTCTTGGAAATGGGCGTTGGCGAATCTATCGGTCCTGTGCAGATGGGCTTGAACAAGCCGGTTCACTTCACCGACTCCGACGCTTCTGTCCACGATATCTTTAACCTCACGGTGGCTGCTGTTATCGACGCCATCGTTCAGGAAAAGAAGGACGAAGAAAAGAACCGCCAGAAGTTCGACAAGATGTGGTAA
- the rplT gene encoding 50S ribosomal protein L20, producing the protein MPRAKTRVPSRERRKKILKAAKGFYGRRKSNLRLAIEAVAHAGQYAYAHRRDKKGDFRSLWITRLNAAVREFGISYSQFIYKLSKANINMNRKVLADLAVADPAAFAKVVEIVKAA; encoded by the coding sequence ATGCCACGCGCAAAAACTAGAGTTCCTTCCCGCGAACGCCGCAAAAAAATCCTCAAGGCCGCCAAGGGTTTCTATGGCCGCCGCAAGTCGAACCTTCGCCTTGCTATCGAAGCCGTTGCCCACGCTGGTCAGTATGCCTATGCACACCGCCGCGACAAGAAGGGTGATTTCCGCTCTCTGTGGATAACTCGCTTGAACGCTGCTGTTCGTGAATTCGGCATCAGCTATAGCCAGTTCATTTACAAGCTTTCCAAGGCTAACATCAACATGAACCGCAAGGTTCTTGCTGACTTGGCCGTCGCCGATCCGGCAGCATTTGCTAAGGTCGTCGAAATCGTGAAGGCTGCTTAA
- a CDS encoding class I SAM-dependent RNA methyltransferase, which produces MFFEQAIAHNLPNYTKESDSAYGETLAPLDYKDELKVKNAAIREFWEVNRLARGPQPIVASPMPRNYRTTSKRQVEMKPGDLRFNEYDSILEPEEHNAIYRLLFDKLITPAYKPLAYALNWIIIRGTYKYRVVIFNVKKLDASIVRKLKQISEILQQSPYHVTAAHTYVDTTESNYYLEAKRPTDVLNFKQLYGPRELSLDLGHFRLKYPVTGFSQINESQIHNLIKSASRLLGLEKGDHFLDLYCGYGLFSFALGEAAKSVLGVEWEGPSIDCAKASARFLKKNYKFIAGKIDETFVQMRLPRPIPGEPERILLDPPRKGTEPGVIRALAMRKPVRVLHIFCGTDEIPAALAEWERYGYRVKEVLPMDLFPGTPHLETLIALEKK; this is translated from the coding sequence ATGTTTTTTGAACAAGCCATCGCACATAACCTCCCGAATTACACGAAGGAATCCGATTCCGCTTACGGTGAGACTCTAGCTCCGCTCGATTATAAAGACGAACTCAAAGTCAAGAATGCCGCCATCCGCGAATTTTGGGAAGTCAACCGCCTTGCCCGCGGCCCGCAGCCGATTGTGGCTAGCCCCATGCCGCGCAATTACCGCACCACGTCCAAGCGCCAAGTCGAAATGAAACCGGGCGATTTGCGTTTTAACGAATACGATAGCATTCTCGAACCTGAAGAACACAACGCAATTTACCGTCTGCTGTTCGACAAACTCATCACGCCGGCATACAAGCCGCTCGCCTACGCGCTCAACTGGATTATTATCCGCGGCACATACAAATACCGCGTCGTGATTTTCAACGTGAAAAAGCTCGATGCAAGCATCGTCCGCAAGCTCAAGCAAATTTCCGAAATTTTGCAGCAGAGCCCGTACCACGTGACCGCAGCTCACACCTACGTGGATACAACGGAATCGAACTACTACCTCGAAGCCAAGCGCCCGACAGACGTTTTGAACTTCAAACAGCTTTATGGTCCGCGTGAACTTTCACTCGACCTCGGCCACTTTAGGCTCAAGTACCCGGTGACGGGATTCAGCCAGATCAACGAAAGCCAAATTCACAACCTTATCAAGTCCGCAAGCCGCCTCCTCGGTCTCGAAAAGGGCGACCATTTCTTGGACCTCTACTGCGGTTACGGCCTCTTCAGTTTTGCTCTCGGTGAAGCCGCCAAGTCCGTACTCGGTGTGGAATGGGAAGGCCCGTCCATCGATTGCGCCAAGGCTTCCGCAAGATTCTTGAAGAAGAACTACAAGTTCATCGCAGGCAAGATTGACGAAACGTTTGTGCAAATGAGACTTCCGCGGCCGATCCCGGGCGAACCGGAACGCATTTTGTTGGACCCGCCGCGCAAGGGAACCGAACCGGGCGTCATCCGGGCTCTCGCGATGCGCAAGCCCGTGCGCGTGTTGCACATTTTCTGCGGCACCGACGAAATCCCGGCTGCCCTCGCCGAATGGGAACGTTACGGCTACCGCGTCAAGGAAGTGTTGCCAATGGACCTTTTCCCGGGCACGCCGCACCTCGAAACGCTCATCGCACTAGAAAAGAAGTAA
- a CDS encoding TIGR02147 family protein yields MKPIVEYKDYRAYMADYYEERKRTSAFTWREFAKIAGFTSPSYLKLVCDGKSSLSRVTMNRVAVAMGLAGYEIEYFEAMVNFVNAQKDDVKKVYFDKMMAISAANQVRVVDKDAFEYYDSWKNSVVRELAPMMPGAMPGDMAKMCCQEISALEVRKSLAFLEKAGFLKKTGENVYEQTDKAVVGSKEGLTLAIRMMHREMGRLGIESIDQFGPEDRDVTGVTLGVNREGYEEIVKELEACRKKIISIAAKCGKLDQVCRLNLHFFPLTQRVVCVTEE; encoded by the coding sequence ATGAAACCGATTGTAGAATATAAAGATTACCGAGCCTACATGGCGGATTATTACGAAGAACGTAAAAGAACTTCGGCTTTTACATGGCGTGAGTTTGCGAAGATTGCGGGGTTCACGTCGCCTTCGTACTTGAAACTTGTTTGTGATGGCAAGAGCAGCTTGAGCCGCGTGACGATGAATCGTGTGGCTGTTGCGATGGGTCTTGCCGGCTATGAAATTGAATATTTCGAAGCGATGGTAAACTTTGTCAATGCTCAGAAAGACGATGTCAAGAAAGTTTACTTCGATAAGATGATGGCGATTTCTGCAGCGAACCAAGTGCGCGTTGTTGACAAGGATGCGTTCGAATATTACGACAGTTGGAAAAATTCGGTCGTGCGCGAACTTGCTCCGATGATGCCAGGTGCGATGCCGGGCGACATGGCGAAGATGTGTTGCCAAGAAATCTCTGCGCTTGAAGTCCGCAAGTCTTTAGCCTTTTTGGAAAAGGCTGGTTTTTTAAAAAAGACCGGCGAGAATGTTTATGAGCAGACCGACAAGGCGGTTGTGGGTTCCAAGGAAGGCCTCACGCTTGCAATCCGCATGATGCATCGTGAAATGGGGCGCCTTGGCATAGAATCTATTGACCAGTTTGGCCCCGAAGATCGTGACGTCACAGGTGTTACTTTAGGTGTAAATCGTGAGGGCTACGAAGAAATTGTGAAGGAACTCGAAGCATGCCGTAAGAAGATAATTTCGATAGCGGCGAAGTGCGGTAAACTGGATCAGGTTTGCAGGTTGAATTTGCATTTTTTCCCTTTGACTCAAAGAGTCGTTTGTGTAACGGAGGAATAG
- a CDS encoding AgmX/PglI C-terminal domain-containing protein, translating into MKPSAFLKAAGLFLVSILVACAPKAVPVSTETSMPVETNVSSENERLDPSEEKGVVAEFLKCVRPVYEKYRQNGASIVGDMKIQVFFRKSGDVDSVQIVESTVKYPEFEKSIQESLMLLKHDHGGFGSPAFTTSITFSDEGVFGFKNERSPQEVMAAISGFMKTRLPPIYAEYVKKHTFFNSKMVVNISIAGSGAVDSVEIVESNIGNPEFEKAVADDIKQWKFESGKYDVFNLGWPLRFRNGGPKGPRDGKKVFEIVEKNKKERLYPIYYSFLKKHSRFSGKITLHATVNPDGSVQKVDIIHASTNYPEFEKAIADDIMQWNFGRGTFSNSVVEIQPVFSDDRLNDNSLYQPSSGL; encoded by the coding sequence ATGAAACCATCCGCTTTTTTGAAAGCCGCTGGGCTTTTTCTTGTCTCGATACTTGTTGCTTGCGCGCCTAAGGCTGTTCCCGTGTCTACGGAAACGTCTATGCCTGTAGAAACGAATGTCTCCAGTGAAAATGAACGATTGGATCCATCCGAAGAAAAGGGTGTTGTTGCAGAATTCTTGAAATGCGTGCGTCCGGTTTATGAAAAATATCGCCAAAATGGTGCGAGTATTGTCGGTGATATGAAGATACAGGTATTTTTCCGTAAAAGTGGTGACGTGGATAGTGTTCAAATTGTCGAATCTACAGTCAAATATCCTGAGTTTGAAAAGTCAATTCAGGAGAGCTTGATGCTGTTGAAACATGATCATGGGGGCTTTGGTTCTCCCGCATTTACAACGTCTATTACTTTTTCTGACGAGGGCGTTTTTGGTTTTAAAAATGAACGCTCTCCTCAAGAAGTCATGGCTGCGATTAGCGGTTTTATGAAAACCCGGTTGCCGCCGATTTATGCGGAGTATGTGAAAAAGCATACGTTTTTCAATAGCAAGATGGTTGTGAATATATCGATTGCCGGTAGTGGTGCGGTAGATTCTGTTGAAATTGTGGAATCGAATATCGGTAATCCTGAGTTTGAAAAGGCTGTTGCAGATGACATTAAACAGTGGAAATTCGAAAGTGGTAAATATGACGTGTTTAATCTTGGCTGGCCTTTGCGCTTTAGAAATGGTGGCCCTAAAGGTCCCCGTGATGGAAAGAAAGTCTTTGAGATTGTAGAAAAGAATAAGAAAGAACGTCTATATCCGATTTATTACAGTTTCTTGAAAAAACATTCTCGTTTTTCTGGGAAAATCACTTTGCATGCTACGGTTAATCCCGATGGCTCCGTGCAAAAAGTCGATATAATTCATGCGTCTACCAATTATCCTGAGTTTGAAAAGGCCATTGCCGATGATATTATGCAGTGGAATTTTGGTCGTGGGACGTTCTCCAATAGCGTCGTAGAAATTCAGCCAGTTTTCTCTGACGATAGATTGAATGATAATAGTTTATACCAACCCAGTTCGGGATTGTAA
- the rpmI gene encoding 50S ribosomal protein L35, with amino-acid sequence MPKMKTHSGAKKRFRVTGSGHVKFKRAGMRHIQAKMNTKRKRNLRKGALVKKVDTYHVKRLLVVA; translated from the coding sequence ATGCCTAAAATGAAAACTCACAGCGGTGCTAAGAAGCGCTTCCGCGTGACTGGTTCCGGCCATGTCAAGTTCAAGCGCGCTGGTATGCGCCACATTCAAGCTAAGATGAACACTAAGCGTAAGCGTAACCTTCGTAAGGGCGCTCTCGTTAAGAAAGTCGATACCTATCACGTCAAGCGTCTGCTTGTAGTAGCATAA
- a CDS encoding pitrilysin family protein — translation MKQTIKQTVLENGISILTDYMPHAYSAAVGVWIPRGSRHEAPDEFGLSHFYEHLVFKGTENRTALEIAHAIEDRGGNLEAYTTRQETGFYAQVESSDMPLAIDVISDMLMHPRFDKKEMEKERHVIIEEVHSYDDIPEELVGDIFNAIHFKGCGIAHSITGNVKQVEALTRKQMLKYGHQVTDEIPLYVFASGKVNHNELVELCAQKFEQKKINGFTPDDIYTSKSSVKIVQKSDITQSNLFWGLSFDRSLMSDRDRCAFSIFNVAMGAGMASRLFQKIREDKGLAYSVYSTADLYKDCVDWGVALATEPHQLKTALALSIAEVKKFLRHGFIKDELARTKTNILGSMHLGADSPEKRLIRMAEQTLHLGEFHTMEDVEKKIRAITEDEVLETINRLFNTAKYSIAVVEPKSKKKTVLDVDFF, via the coding sequence ATGAAACAAACCATTAAACAGACTGTACTCGAAAACGGAATCTCCATTTTAACTGATTACATGCCGCACGCATACTCCGCCGCCGTAGGCGTCTGGATTCCACGCGGAAGCCGCCATGAAGCACCGGACGAATTCGGGCTCAGCCACTTTTACGAACATCTCGTTTTCAAAGGAACCGAAAACCGCACCGCACTTGAAATCGCGCACGCCATCGAAGACCGCGGCGGAAATCTCGAAGCGTACACCACCCGCCAAGAGACAGGCTTTTACGCGCAAGTCGAAAGCAGCGACATGCCGCTTGCTATCGATGTCATTTCGGACATGCTCATGCATCCTCGCTTCGACAAAAAAGAAATGGAAAAAGAGCGACACGTCATCATCGAAGAAGTCCATAGCTACGACGACATTCCCGAAGAACTTGTGGGTGACATTTTCAACGCCATTCATTTCAAGGGCTGTGGCATTGCACACTCCATCACCGGAAACGTCAAGCAAGTCGAGGCCCTCACGCGCAAGCAGATGCTTAAGTACGGGCACCAAGTCACTGACGAAATTCCATTATACGTTTTTGCATCAGGCAAAGTAAATCATAATGAGCTAGTAGAACTTTGTGCACAAAAATTCGAACAAAAAAAGATTAATGGTTTCACGCCCGATGACATTTACACATCCAAAAGCAGCGTAAAGATTGTTCAGAAAAGCGACATCACACAATCGAACCTTTTCTGGGGACTCAGTTTTGACCGTTCCCTCATGAGCGATCGAGATCGCTGTGCATTTTCGATTTTCAACGTGGCGATGGGCGCCGGCATGGCATCACGCCTGTTCCAGAAAATTCGCGAAGACAAAGGCCTCGCCTACTCCGTGTATTCCACCGCAGACCTTTACAAAGACTGCGTAGACTGGGGCGTTGCCCTCGCGACTGAACCGCACCAGCTCAAGACCGCACTCGCACTTTCTATCGCCGAAGTCAAGAAATTTCTGCGCCATGGATTCATCAAAGATGAGCTTGCACGCACCAAGACAAACATTCTCGGAAGCATGCACCTCGGCGCCGACAGCCCCGAAAAGCGTCTCATCCGCATGGCAGAGCAAACACTTCACCTCGGTGAATTCCATACAATGGAAGACGTCGAAAAGAAAATCCGCGCCATCACCGAAGACGAAGTTCTCGAAACAATCAATCGTTTGTTCAACACAGCAAAATATTCCATCGCCGTCGTCGAGCCCAAAAGCAAAAAGAAGACCGTCCTCGACGTAGATTTCTTTTAG
- the infC gene encoding translation initiation factor IF-3: MPNRPSDGTRTNEDIHISPIRLVKEDGEAIIIETSKALQMAKDAGLDLVEVSPNAKPPVCRIINYGKYKFEQLKKAKAAKAKQHVVKLKEIKMHPKTAENDYQYRIKQAGEFLQDGMKVKLIMQFRGREMAHMDYGKRLMERAKEDLAPFGDLEMDSRVEGNTMLSIYGPKRGAGKKQDQAPKPVTEPKAAGEA; this comes from the coding sequence ATGCCCAACCGTCCCAGCGATGGGACCCGTACCAACGAAGATATCCATATCTCTCCGATTCGTCTCGTGAAAGAAGATGGCGAAGCTATCATCATCGAGACGAGCAAGGCATTGCAGATGGCGAAAGACGCCGGACTGGACCTTGTGGAAGTCTCCCCGAACGCTAAGCCGCCTGTTTGCCGCATCATCAACTACGGCAAGTACAAGTTCGAACAACTGAAGAAGGCTAAGGCTGCTAAGGCTAAGCAGCACGTGGTGAAGCTCAAGGAAATCAAGATGCACCCGAAGACTGCCGAGAACGACTACCAGTACCGCATCAAGCAGGCGGGCGAGTTCTTGCAGGACGGTATGAAGGTGAAGCTTATCATGCAGTTCCGTGGACGCGAAATGGCGCACATGGACTACGGCAAGCGCCTTATGGAACGTGCCAAGGAAGACTTGGCTCCGTTTGGCGATTTGGAAATGGATTCGCGGGTGGAAGGCAACACAATGCTTTCTATCTACGGTCCGAAACGTGGTGCCGGTAAGAAACAAGACCAGGCACCGAAGCCCGTAACCGAGCCAAAGGCAGCAGGTGAGGCTTAA
- a CDS encoding TonB family protein encodes MKFKVVAFFIAAAMLVACAPKATTTVPNSEVPAKESSAQDKVASDSTTAAKKRSSAKIMEVVKVNTPNRLKPLYNDFLRTNPNIEGKVTVKFKILPDGKVETGEIVSATTNFPEFEKAVLNDILQWDFDAGDYTNCTVTIPFTFVDDGKPAKKSTTNQGPAEDAWYGASQGWY; translated from the coding sequence ATGAAATTTAAAGTGGTTGCGTTTTTTATCGCTGCTGCAATGCTGGTGGCTTGTGCGCCCAAGGCTACAACTACCGTGCCGAATTCAGAGGTCCCGGCCAAAGAAAGCAGTGCTCAGGATAAAGTCGCGAGTGATTCTACTACAGCTGCAAAAAAACGTTCCTCTGCAAAGATTATGGAGGTTGTCAAGGTTAATACCCCGAACCGTTTAAAACCTTTGTACAATGATTTCTTGCGAACAAATCCGAACATTGAAGGCAAGGTTACGGTGAAGTTTAAAATACTCCCGGATGGCAAAGTGGAAACGGGCGAAATAGTCAGTGCAACCACAAACTTCCCTGAATTTGAAAAGGCTGTGCTGAATGATATTTTGCAGTGGGATTTTGATGCTGGGGATTATACAAATTGCACCGTTACGATTCCGTTCACGTTTGTCGATGATGGCAAGCCTGCTAAAAAAAGCACGACCAATCAGGGACCTGCCGAAGATGCGTGGTATGGCGCTAGCCAGGGATGGTATTAA
- a CDS encoding radical SAM protein — protein MKEILSVDLSNYCSKRCPFCYNQSNPEGATAWQPSEVISFCKDCVNHGIKAVSLGGGEPFEYDGIFDVVDALYPITYTSVTTNGLPLLKQSVFGQLLKHCPDKVHITIHNPNIQSEVLRVIEQVKELSRTKIKPGVNLLVSDNSIDACRETYAKLLEFLQPDQIILIPRRFGNTPTAKQLASVAGNAPFQSPSCLLKCEIPEKFVSVSWDKKVNHCSYAGEKEPLQTLDYAGLVNALGKVKFKSCMHSP, from the coding sequence ATGAAAGAGATTCTCTCGGTTGATTTATCCAATTATTGCTCCAAAAGATGCCCTTTTTGTTATAATCAGAGCAATCCTGAAGGTGCAACCGCTTGGCAGCCAAGCGAAGTGATCTCCTTTTGCAAAGACTGTGTGAATCATGGAATCAAGGCTGTTTCGTTAGGTGGTGGAGAACCTTTTGAATACGATGGAATTTTTGATGTTGTCGATGCGCTATATCCGATAACTTATACGAGCGTAACGACCAATGGCTTGCCTCTTCTGAAACAATCTGTATTTGGACAGCTACTCAAGCATTGCCCAGATAAAGTCCATATAACAATACATAATCCAAATATCCAAAGTGAAGTGTTGCGAGTTATCGAACAAGTAAAGGAACTGTCCAGAACGAAAATAAAACCAGGTGTCAATTTGCTTGTTTCCGACAATTCTATTGATGCGTGTCGAGAAACCTATGCAAAATTATTAGAATTTTTGCAACCGGACCAGATAATTCTTATTCCTAGACGATTCGGAAATACGCCTACTGCAAAACAACTTGCCTCCGTCGCCGGAAACGCCCCCTTTCAAAGCCCATCTTGTTTGCTCAAATGTGAAATTCCAGAAAAATTTGTTTCGGTATCATGGGATAAAAAGGTGAACCATTGCAGCTATGCGGGTGAAAAAGAGCCTTTGCAAACTCTTGATTATGCAGGGCTTGTAAATGCGTTGGGTAAGGTGAAGTTTAAAAGTTGCATGCATTCTCCCTAA